TTCaaacacggctaggacatcagggttggcgaagtgggctaaagcagtgaataaaacaaacgtaGGGAGGATGCTTCTGatttaacatgcatgaaaccaaagcttttacggttacagaagtcaacaaatagCGGCTGGGGAATAGGAGACGAACTGGGGGCTACAGGCCCCCCAGTTAACTTCTATATCACCAGAGTAGGAGtaggataaatcaaatcaaatcaaatttatttatatagcccttcgtacatcagctgatatctcaaagtgctgtacagaaacccagcctaaaaccccaaacagcaaggtgtagaagcacggtggctaggaaaaactccctagaaaggccaaaacctaggaagaaacctagagaggaaccaggttatgtggcgtggccagtcctcttctggctgtgccgggtggagattataacagaacatggccaagatgttaaaatgttcataaatgaccagcatggtcgaataataataaggcagaacagttgaaactggagcagcagcacggccaggtggactggggacagtaaggagtcatcatgtcaggtagtcctgggtcatggtcctagggctctggtcctccgagagagagaaagaaagagagaaggagagaattagagaacgcacacttagattcacacaggacaccgaataggacaggagaagtactccagatataacaaactgaccctagccccccgacacataaactactgcagcataaatactggaggctgagacaggacgggtcaggagacactgtggccccatccgaggacacccccggacagggccaaacaggaaggatataaccccacccactttgccaaagcacagcccccacaccactagccAGTGGCAGCATTGGGCCAGACCTTCATTGGGCCAGACCTAGTTTATTGATTTGATGCAATGTTTGCTTCACTAGTGGTAGCTCAAATCAagacagatagaaagggaggcagacaggcggtGGGAAGATAGATGAAATTGAAAGAATCTTGCATTTTAAATCAGGACattttcagtttttatttgtcAGCTTTATATAATTGACTTAGTTGACAGTGTAAAATATAGTCCTACTGCTACATTGTCCTATAGGCTATCTCATAGTTCCATGTGCTCATTTATTTAGCCGCCAGTGTGAATCAGTGTGTTCATATGACAGAGGCTGGTGCTCTCCCATTAGTGGAATTTGAACTTTTTGGGTTTTAATCATTTTAATCCCGATTTGTATTATTAGCCACGTGTCAATGATTTTGAGAAACGAAAACGTTACTcttgaaatgaaactgttccacgaaaatgtgcatatcaTAACTGGTATGAAGATCGGTGgaaatggtaggataaattgtaAGCTTCTCCAAACTTTAATTTCACAAACTTGAAGGTgtacaaaggttaaataaaacacccagcACTGTGTTGCTTGCTAGACTAGTTAACTAGTACCGCTACGTGTTTGACATGGGCAGCAGCAGGCCTGCGAGACAAGTGCGAGAGAACGCAATTTGATTTTGTTCCCATTCCCTTTACGCCAAGTTTAAAATTGTAAACTAATAGAAAATGTAAGTGGAAAACTTTTGCGAAAACTGCTCCAGATCACTTGATATCCACCACAAAGGGGAAATAATAGAATATGGAGGGTGGAGAGGGTCAGACCCGATTTAACTTAAACGGTCTATCGTACAGCAGAGCGTGTCCAACTCCAAACCAACCACACTGAATAGATAGGAGCATATCATGAGTTTACAAAACAAAGCTGAGTGCTCTCCATGCAAAATAGGTCCCATATATACATATCCcatgttttcctctctcccctaccccaATCCCATTATCATTTATATCAACAATGCAACGGAAAAAATAGTTTCATCGTTTTTATTGAAACACAAATTATTGCAGCTTAAAACCACCTGTACCATCTCCAGCACCTCTACATCCCGTGGCTATGGATAAGACAGGGTGATTGGTTCAATAATCACAAGCAGGATGGCAATAGAACATAACAGGTCCTGTTATTGGTCAGGTAGGCACAAGGCCCGGAGTGACAGGCCTGCTCATGGGACCTGGCTCTTGTAGCCGTAGTTGAGTTCTGCCCCTCCACTAAGCAGCAGGTCTATCCCAGTGCAGAACGTAGCATCAGCAGCCAGGTACAGAGCAGCCAACCCACTCTCAGCTTCTGTCCCCATTCGACCAAGCAGCTGTTGGAGATGAGGAAGAATGTTAAAGATGAGGCATCAGGTTCATCAAGACGAGAGATGCAAGTGAAATTAGGAAGTCTCTACCAACCCTCCCTTTTCAATGCATTCTGAAATATGTCATTGTAACAGATCTTATATTTCATCGTATATCTTGTATTGGCTCCTGTGAAGTGAGCACTTGCCTGAGCGTTCTCTCCTTCTTTAATGGTAGCTAAGGTATCTGCAGTCTGTCCAGCCAGCTCCTCCCACAGAGGTGTCATCACATTACCAGGGGAGATGCTACAAGATAATACACATTTAGACTGCAGCAAACAGAGCTAGAGATAAGAGGAAAAAGTGGAAAAATACAAAAGTATTTTTAAAACAGGACAGACAAATGGGCAAGAGAAAAAAATAAGTAGAAAATCCTAAAAGTTTGTAAATGGAGACAGATGCCAGTTCTACTCACCAGTTGACTCTCACTTGGTACCGactctcatccacagccatggCTTTTGTCATGGCAATGATCGCCCCCTTGTGGAGGAAAATAGACATCACCCCTGTTAGGCCTACTTCTCCAAGCCTCAAACACTGGGATAAAGTACTGATGCATAACTGTTATCTAGATTTTTAGTTCACCTTAGTGGCTACATATGGTGCTGCATTTTTCTGACCAATGGAGCCCACCAGACTGGACAAGTTAATGATGTTCCCCTGGCACTGTCGCAGGTGGGGCAGGGCATACTGAGGAGGGGAGATCCCGTGATGACGTAAAACATATTATAAGGTATATAATAACCCATTATTAAGGCTCatacatgcttataacaagtAATAAAGCATTATACCTGAAGGCTTTCAGTAAAGGAAATATAATGAGTGAATTATTTACTTTGGAGGCCAGGAAGTAACTGATGAGGTTAAGATTCAAAAGATCTCTGAACTCATCTGCAGTAGTGTCATCTGTGGGTTTATGAGGTGGGTCTGAAAGGGGATGAAAGTGAGGGAACTCAATGAATACAGCATAAACACTAACCAAATGTCTATGGAGTATGTGAATTgtagaagagggggaagaaaCATGCCTTTCATAtccacaaaaaaagtgttaagtggTACAAAAATGTATGCAGATCTTTAAAAAACAATGAAAACCAGTATAGCATTAAAAATACATCCGCGTTACGACTTGCACCTTTGTCAGGGTGTGACGATCAGGTGATCGGTTTGATGGTGCAAGCTGCAAAGCGTATACACgaagtacaaaacattaggaacacctgctctttccacatCACACAGACTGggtgaatacaggtgaaagctatgatcccttattgatgtcacttcaatcagtgtagatgaaggggaggagacaggttaaatacgtatttttaagccttgagacaattgagacatggattgtgtgtgtgccatgcagagggtgaatgggcaagacaacatatttaacTTCCTTTAaacagagtatggtagtaggtgccaggcgcactggtttgtcaagaactgtaacactgctgtgtttttcaccatAAATTGTTTCCTGTTTGTATCAagtatggtccaccacccaaatgacatccagccaactctgggaagcattagagtcaacatgggccagcatccctgtggaacgctttcgacaccttgtagagtccaggctgttctgggggcaaaaggaggggtgcaactc
This genomic stretch from Oncorhynchus clarkii lewisi isolate Uvic-CL-2024 chromosome 13, UVic_Ocla_1.0, whole genome shotgun sequence harbors:
- the LOC139364986 gene encoding 17-beta-hydroxysteroid dehydrogenase 14-like codes for the protein MSGSTLRYGDKVVIVTGGSKGIGRGIVKVFVENGAKVVFCARGVAAGQALEAELNRAGPGSCKFVPCDISKEEDIKRLISVTVEHYGQIDCLVNNAGWHPPHKPTDDTTADEFRDLLNLNLISYFLASKYALPHLRQCQGNIINLSSLVGSIGQKNAAPYVATKGAIIAMTKAMAVDESRYQVRVNCISPGNVMTPLWEELAGQTADTLATIKEGENAQLLGRMGTEAESGLAALYLAADATFCTGIDLLLSGGAELNYGYKSQVP